A stretch of Desulfotalea psychrophila LSv54 DNA encodes these proteins:
- a CDS encoding sigma-54 interaction domain-containing protein: METINWATTFSSLEKHVAVCTCRGAQWVIERANNNFCEAFKNDKGGLEGQSFLKCCTRLDLFAVAGSLVEASEGFLVPYYHEDQVFALTWFWLDVATKTRSVFAYSMPMQHLGQDAIIEFQELDILFESMHDGVWVIDGDGITLRVNKAMERIAGVRAEDVIGKHVTAAVEMGLTTTCITLKALETKKPQTRFDDYSNGIRCLNTSTPIFDDDGRVWRVIACIRDISELEDLERKLNKAEMEAKLYRDRLRSLETPGEYLGTSLATRQLEKDVQKSANVDAPVLLLGETGTGKTMTATNIHSRSVRRDKPFVTLNCGAIPADLLEAELFGYESGAFSGASEKGKPGMFELADGGILFLDEIGELPLHMQVKILHVLDGSGYRRLGGTKLHMPNVRIVAATNQSLENLIEAGRFREDLYYRLRVIVVNIPPLRERVEDIPLLVAHFLGRANKKYGLYKSMAPEVLDALVAHPWPGNVRELRATIQLLAAMSDSDLIKITDVPGCLCIASNKESVHPLPRQSLKDAVEDLEIRLIGNALLECKSTYKAAKVLGVSQSTVVRKAQRYNITSAHSCEE; the protein is encoded by the coding sequence ATGGAAACAATTAATTGGGCGACCACCTTCTCATCCCTTGAGAAACATGTGGCGGTTTGTACCTGTCGTGGGGCGCAGTGGGTTATTGAACGGGCAAACAATAACTTCTGTGAGGCGTTTAAAAATGATAAGGGCGGACTGGAGGGTCAGTCTTTTTTAAAGTGTTGTACCCGACTTGATCTCTTTGCTGTTGCAGGGAGTTTGGTTGAGGCTTCAGAGGGATTTCTGGTCCCCTATTATCATGAGGATCAGGTTTTTGCTCTCACCTGGTTTTGGTTGGATGTAGCCACAAAAACCAGAAGTGTCTTTGCCTATTCGATGCCAATGCAGCATCTGGGTCAGGATGCCATTATTGAATTTCAAGAGCTTGATATCCTTTTTGAATCTATGCACGACGGTGTTTGGGTTATTGATGGTGATGGAATTACATTGCGAGTGAACAAGGCAATGGAGCGTATTGCCGGAGTCCGGGCCGAAGATGTTATTGGTAAGCATGTAACGGCTGCGGTGGAAATGGGACTTACCACCACCTGTATTACCCTTAAGGCCTTAGAGACTAAGAAACCCCAGACTAGATTTGATGATTATTCAAATGGTATAAGGTGCTTAAATACAAGTACCCCCATTTTTGATGACGATGGACGTGTCTGGCGTGTTATTGCCTGTATTCGTGATATCAGTGAACTGGAAGATCTGGAAAGAAAGCTGAATAAGGCCGAGATGGAGGCTAAACTCTACCGTGACCGTCTACGTTCCCTTGAAACTCCGGGCGAATATCTGGGGACCAGTCTTGCAACCCGTCAGTTGGAAAAAGATGTACAGAAATCGGCCAATGTAGATGCCCCTGTTCTGCTTCTCGGTGAGACAGGTACCGGCAAGACAATGACTGCGACGAATATCCATAGTCGAAGTGTGCGTCGCGATAAACCATTTGTGACCCTGAACTGTGGTGCTATTCCGGCGGATCTTCTTGAGGCGGAGCTTTTCGGTTATGAATCCGGGGCGTTTTCCGGTGCATCGGAGAAGGGAAAGCCGGGCATGTTTGAGCTTGCCGATGGCGGAATTCTTTTTCTTGATGAGATCGGTGAATTGCCACTGCATATGCAGGTAAAAATTCTTCATGTGCTTGATGGCTCAGGCTACCGTCGTTTGGGCGGGACAAAGTTGCATATGCCCAATGTCCGAATCGTTGCTGCGACCAATCAATCTCTTGAAAATTTGATTGAAGCAGGACGGTTTCGTGAAGATCTTTACTATCGCCTGCGGGTTATTGTGGTTAATATTCCACCCTTGCGAGAGCGAGTCGAAGATATTCCTCTGCTGGTGGCGCATTTTCTTGGTCGTGCTAATAAAAAATATGGTCTCTACAAGAGCATGGCTCCCGAGGTACTGGATGCCCTGGTGGCACATCCCTGGCCGGGCAATGTTCGGGAGTTGCGGGCAACGATTCAACTGCTTGCCGCCATGAGTGATTCAGATCTTATTAAAATCACCGATGTACCAGGTTGTCTCTGTATTGCCTCTAATAAGGAGTCTGTTCATCCGCTTCCTCGCCAATCTCTGAAGGATGCCGTGGAGGATTTAGAGATTCGCCTGATAGGTAATGCCCTCTTGGAGTGTAAGAGTACCTATAAGGCGGCAAAGGTCCTCGGGGTGAGCCAGTCTACCGTGGTTCGCAAGGCGCAACGGTACAATATTACAAGTGCTCATTCCTGCGAAGAGTAG
- a CDS encoding permease, which translates to MGFTAARIPVGITVAFLITSPIINEVAIVLLGSVLGIKFMIAYLIVAISAGARGGFFFDLIKAERFISPMVVTPAPAMAATSSCKSSRSPPTTPGRADICLPNVRQKKLCRRFGNGSSSALQLLLFSTDLSRFWSSSLSQAGYLTPLPPCYGYDEGKGPAFPFARYTSPIFSKLFFLQALNLVGQPLTGRRRTL; encoded by the coding sequence CTGGGTTTTACCGCTGCCCGCATCCCCGTAGGTATCACAGTGGCCTTTCTCATCACCTCACCTATTATCAATGAGGTAGCCATTGTTCTGCTTGGGTCGGTACTTGGCATAAAATTTATGATTGCCTACCTGATAGTGGCTATATCCGCAGGTGCAAGAGGAGGCTTTTTCTTTGACCTGATAAAGGCGGAACGATTTATCTCTCCCATGGTGGTGACTCCCGCCCCGGCTATGGCTGCCACAAGCTCTTGTAAGAGTAGCAGGAGCCCCCCAACAACTCCTGGCAGGGCCGACATCTGTTTGCCAAACGTGAGACAAAAAAAATTGTGCAGAAGGTTTGGAAATGGGTCATCTTCGGCATTACAGCTGCTGCTATTTTCCACGGATTTATCCCGCTTCTGGTCCTCTTCACTCTCACAGGCTGGATATTTAACGCCATTGCCCCCCTGCTATGGCTACGACGAAGGGAAAGGACCTGCCTTTCCCTTTGCCAGATATACATCCCCTATTTTCTCGAAGCTTTTTTTCCTTCAAGCATTAAACTTGGTGGGCCAACCACTTACAGGGAGAAGAAGAACGCTCTAG
- the dctP gene encoding TRAP transporter substrate-binding protein DctP: MKHIQYIFISVIILLCTSCSEKKDQTIILKYIRSAAVSHFSSQQMQHWSTEVEQRTAGRVKIIDASPAPLSAKNPYDSLIAGTTDIAIFCTTDKPDRFPVTNSIALPFGFADAKTASAAMRDLVLKYAQEEFSNTTLLTVFTGAPSNFISIKPIKYASDLKNISLGIPKESTRKIAKEWGTKPLLTAGADMTEAMEKGRIEGVFTSLAAIRENNLAPNCKFITLTNQIVSPFAVVMNQNRFTQLPADIQKILQGLFVEQSEWTAEYIDRQVQESVKWAVTEHNMQIIHPAQRLSTKLNKTASNSIGLWAINESQYGVSTEEILATLQDYIN; the protein is encoded by the coding sequence ATGAAACACATTCAGTATATTTTTATTTCAGTAATCATCTTACTATGCACGTCCTGCTCAGAGAAAAAAGACCAAACCATTATCTTAAAATATATACGTTCAGCTGCCGTCAGCCATTTCAGTTCGCAGCAGATGCAACACTGGAGCACAGAGGTAGAGCAGAGAACAGCAGGCAGGGTAAAAATTATCGACGCCAGCCCTGCCCCTCTCTCTGCAAAAAATCCATACGATAGTCTTATCGCAGGAACAACTGATATTGCTATTTTCTGTACCACTGACAAACCTGACCGCTTCCCTGTTACCAACTCAATAGCCCTCCCCTTTGGCTTTGCCGATGCCAAGACAGCAAGTGCTGCCATGCGTGATTTAGTGCTGAAATATGCTCAAGAGGAGTTCAGTAATACCACCCTGCTCACAGTCTTCACCGGCGCACCGTCCAATTTTATCTCCATCAAACCAATAAAATACGCCAGTGACCTGAAAAATATCTCCCTGGGAATCCCTAAAGAATCCACCAGAAAAATTGCCAAAGAATGGGGAACAAAGCCCTTGCTTACAGCAGGCGCAGATATGACAGAGGCCATGGAGAAGGGCAGGATCGAAGGCGTCTTCACCTCCCTTGCGGCCATAAGAGAAAATAATCTTGCCCCCAACTGTAAGTTCATTACCCTTACCAATCAAATCGTCTCCCCCTTTGCCGTGGTCATGAACCAGAATCGTTTTACTCAACTTCCAGCGGATATTCAAAAAATCCTCCAGGGTCTCTTTGTAGAACAATCTGAATGGACAGCAGAGTATATCGATAGACAAGTTCAGGAATCCGTAAAGTGGGCCGTCACAGAACACAATATGCAGATAATACATCCTGCCCAAAGGCTCTCTACAAAGCTCAACAAAACGGCATCCAACTCAATTGGCCTATGGGCCATCAATGAAAGTCAATACGGTGTTTCCACAGAAGAGATCCTTGCCACCCTGCAGGATTATATCAATTAA
- a CDS encoding YaaA family protein produces MLIILAPSKKQTYPNCPNLVSTCPEFLQEAGQLNQILRAKTEKEIALLMKTSKILTENTLRDIRAFNGSEGRGFPAIFTFKGDAYDGIKAEDWNQEQMFYAQQHLRILSGLYGILRPLDLMQKHRLEMGLKLATHSGTQMYQFWGEKITDTINRQLDKGERCLINLSSTEYSRVIQKKKLDGRMIDIIFRQIKDGRARTIPIYAKRARGAMANFMVQEKIRDSEKLKNFSSEGYRFLPGESSEDSWVFSCTLNKK; encoded by the coding sequence ATGCTTATCATCCTCGCCCCATCCAAGAAACAGACATACCCCAATTGCCCCAATCTGGTCAGCACCTGCCCGGAGTTTCTCCAGGAGGCTGGACAGTTAAACCAAATACTACGGGCAAAAACAGAGAAAGAAATTGCCCTGCTCATGAAAACCAGTAAGATTTTAACCGAGAACACCCTAAGAGATATCAGGGCCTTTAATGGCAGCGAGGGCCGAGGTTTCCCGGCAATTTTCACATTTAAGGGCGACGCCTACGATGGGATCAAAGCAGAGGATTGGAACCAGGAGCAGATGTTCTATGCCCAACAACATCTCCGCATCCTCTCCGGACTCTACGGCATACTGCGCCCCCTTGACCTTATGCAAAAACACCGTTTAGAAATGGGTCTGAAGCTCGCAACCCATTCGGGCACTCAGATGTATCAATTCTGGGGAGAGAAAATAACCGACACCATTAATCGACAGTTAGATAAAGGGGAGAGGTGCCTGATTAATCTCAGTTCCACCGAGTACAGCAGGGTCATACAAAAGAAAAAACTAGATGGAAGGATGATAGATATCATCTTCCGGCAGATAAAGGATGGCCGAGCCAGGACCATCCCGATTTATGCCAAAAGAGCCCGAGGGGCCATGGCAAACTTTATGGTCCAAGAAAAAATCAGAGACAGTGAGAAACTCAAGAATTTTTCCTCCGAGGGCTACCGATTTTTACCAGGGGAAAGCAGCGAAGATAGTTGGGTCTTTTCCTGCACCCTGAATAAAAAATAA